A single genomic interval of Synergistaceae bacterium harbors:
- a CDS encoding restriction endonuclease subunit S: MFLISEVTEILSGHDIYDDERVSGLTPYIGASALNNGITHFISNLNETKESECISVNRNGSVGYAFYHPYEALYSNDCRKLRPRVRDKYSAMFIAEQITAQRKKYSYGYKMGTARLMRQKILLPADDSGLPDYSFMSNYMKGIENERLRAVLRYFTAKLSRA; the protein is encoded by the coding sequence TTGTTCTTAATCAGTGAGGTCACAGAGATTCTCTCGGGACACGACATATACGACGACGAAAGAGTCTCCGGCCTCACCCCGTACATCGGAGCTTCAGCCCTCAACAACGGCATCACTCACTTCATCAGCAACCTCAACGAGACCAAAGAATCAGAATGCATATCTGTAAACCGTAACGGCTCTGTAGGCTACGCGTTCTATCACCCGTATGAAGCCCTCTACTCCAACGACTGCCGAAAGCTCAGGCCAAGAGTCAGGGACAAATACTCCGCTATGTTCATTGCAGAACAGATAACAGCACAGCGCAAAAAGTACAGCTACGGTTACAAGATGGGTACGGCACGGCTCATGCGCCAGAAGATTCTGCTCCCCGCCGACGACTCCGGCCTCCCGGATTACAGCTTTATGAGCAATTACATGAAGGGAATTGAGAATGAAAGACTCCGTGCTGTGCTGAGATACTTCACCGCAAAATTAAGCCGGGCGTGA
- a CDS encoding Asp23/Gls24 family envelope stress response protein: MPDDKPANGGAIHISEDVIAELARKTIEGISGIKTVERIGSKFGLGRRNAGIRVSVEQSQGVLDIDAYVLVKYGQRIPDLAWDVQEKIKDNLERYTGYGVRAVNVNVQGIFAEAGDNFRLDIDTETGEPDDEED, encoded by the coding sequence TTGCCTGACGACAAACCGGCAAACGGCGGAGCAATCCACATCTCCGAAGACGTAATAGCAGAGCTTGCCCGCAAAACCATCGAGGGAATATCCGGCATAAAGACAGTCGAGCGTATCGGCTCGAAGTTCGGGCTCGGCCGCAGAAACGCAGGAATCCGCGTCTCGGTAGAGCAGTCGCAGGGAGTGCTGGACATTGATGCGTACGTTCTGGTGAAGTACGGGCAGAGAATCCCTGACCTCGCGTGGGACGTTCAGGAGAAGATCAAGGACAACCTTGAACGCTACACGGGCTACGGCGTTAGGGCTGTGAACGTGAATGTCCAGGGCATCTTTGCGGAGGCTGGGGACAATTTCCGGCTCGATATAGACACTGAGACCGGCGAACCCGACGACGAGGAAGACTAG
- the efp gene encoding elongation factor P yields the protein MAQVADTTSFYVGLKFRWQGGIWEIVEYDHHKMGRGGAVVRTKLRNVETGSIVENSFKPGEKFERIIYEDKPAQYSYRDGEDYVFMDLATYEEMRLSPQVLGDAAKYLVDDIEIQLEYFEGKVMGIELPKSVTMKVVDTPPAFKGDTVTGGGKPATLETGLVVTVPVFVEPGEDIVVDTRTGAYLERAKKGN from the coding sequence ATGGCACAGGTTGCAGATACTACCAGCTTCTACGTTGGCCTGAAGTTCCGCTGGCAGGGCGGGATATGGGAGATAGTAGAGTATGACCACCACAAGATGGGCAGAGGCGGCGCAGTCGTCCGCACGAAGCTCCGCAACGTAGAGACCGGCTCAATCGTTGAGAACTCCTTCAAGCCCGGCGAGAAGTTCGAGCGCATAATCTACGAGGACAAGCCCGCGCAGTACTCCTACAGGGACGGCGAGGATTATGTGTTCATGGACCTTGCGACGTACGAGGAGATGAGGCTTTCCCCTCAGGTGCTCGGAGATGCGGCCAAGTATCTTGTTGACGACATAGAGATTCAGCTCGAGTACTTTGAGGGCAAAGTTATGGGCATCGAGCTTCCCAAGAGCGTAACGATGAAGGTAGTGGACACACCTCCGGCCTTCAAGGGCGACACAGTAACCGGCGGAGGCAAACCCGCAACGCTCGAGACCGGCCTCGTCGTAACCGTGCCCGTGTTCGTTGAGCCGGGAGAAGACATCGTGGTGGACACCAGAACCGGCGCATACCTTGAGCGCGCGAAAAAGGGTAACTGA
- a CDS encoding glycosyltransferase family 2 protein gives MKKERARMPEIDVLLASYNGEKYIAEQIDSILNQTFQDFRLLIRDDGSTDSTPAIIEEYARKYPGKIEVVHDNKGGGNFCRNFFALLEHARADYVMFCDQDDVWLPRKLEIMLESMKQTEHENPDKAVLVFCGKDIVDENLQSIDGLSGINIQSERYSLRQLLIVNCISGCTEMLNGELCRKLGGYSEAIDFHDWWVGLCAASVGVIRQVPEALVKYRQHSNNVVGTGQEIRFRKLKVVWSIIGHPFKKWQHSSRKFRLQGEKYVLLRERLLNDIPPDRLKVIDNWIAMFGSRRLARIPAFFRSGYSDVYMGFEKFMFLLKILFL, from the coding sequence GTGAAGAAGGAGAGAGCACGGATGCCGGAGATTGACGTACTGCTTGCGTCGTACAACGGCGAGAAATATATCGCTGAGCAGATAGACTCGATACTCAACCAGACGTTTCAGGACTTCAGGCTGCTTATCCGTGATGACGGGTCGACTGACAGCACACCTGCAATCATCGAGGAGTACGCTCGGAAGTATCCGGGCAAGATCGAGGTAGTTCATGACAACAAAGGCGGCGGGAACTTCTGCCGTAACTTCTTCGCGCTGCTGGAACACGCACGGGCAGATTATGTGATGTTCTGTGATCAGGATGATGTGTGGCTGCCGCGAAAGCTGGAGATTATGCTGGAGAGCATGAAGCAGACAGAGCATGAGAACCCGGACAAAGCCGTGCTGGTCTTCTGCGGAAAAGACATCGTTGACGAGAACCTGCAGAGCATTGACGGCCTCAGCGGCATCAACATACAGAGCGAGCGTTACAGCCTTAGGCAGCTCCTCATTGTCAACTGTATAAGCGGGTGCACTGAGATGCTCAACGGTGAGCTGTGCAGAAAACTCGGCGGGTACAGCGAAGCGATAGACTTCCATGACTGGTGGGTAGGTTTGTGTGCCGCATCCGTCGGAGTGATACGCCAAGTGCCTGAGGCTCTCGTCAAGTACCGCCAGCACAGCAATAACGTTGTCGGCACTGGGCAAGAAATACGTTTCAGGAAACTCAAAGTTGTGTGGAGCATAATCGGCCATCCGTTCAAGAAGTGGCAGCACTCAAGCCGCAAGTTCCGTCTGCAGGGCGAAAAGTATGTTCTTCTCCGTGAGAGGCTGCTTAATGACATACCGCCGGACAGGCTGAAGGTTATCGATAACTGGATTGCGATGTTCGGATCGCGCAGGCTCGCAAGGATACCAGCTTTTTTCAGGAGCGGCTATTCTGACGTGTACATGGGGTTCGAGAAGTTCATGTTTCTGCTCAAGATTTTATTTCTCTGA
- the nusB gene encoding transcription antitermination factor NusB, which yields MARKYIGRKFGALHRSRELAVQFLYSLDVYPEQDFAEALERFLSLEDVAQDDKPEVKARCRELAAKVREKQDEIDGVLVRVVTGWRPERMMSVDRTILRLMVLEGFMLKSLPVRSAISEAVNLAGDFGSKDSPRFVNGVMHKAAKYFGEEGESTDAGD from the coding sequence ATGGCTAGAAAGTACATAGGCAGGAAGTTCGGGGCACTGCACAGGTCGAGGGAGCTGGCGGTTCAGTTCCTGTACTCGCTGGATGTTTACCCGGAGCAGGATTTTGCTGAAGCTCTGGAACGTTTCTTGAGCCTCGAGGATGTTGCGCAGGACGACAAGCCGGAGGTCAAGGCGCGATGCCGTGAGCTTGCCGCGAAAGTCCGTGAGAAGCAGGACGAGATTGACGGGGTGCTTGTGCGTGTAGTTACCGGCTGGCGGCCCGAAAGAATGATGAGCGTTGACAGGACGATACTGCGGCTCATGGTGCTTGAAGGGTTCATGCTGAAGAGCCTTCCCGTGAGGTCGGCGATAAGCGAGGCTGTGAACTTGGCGGGGGATTTCGGGAGCAAGGACTCGCCGCGCTTCGTGAATGGTGTTATGCACAAGGCAGCAAAATACTTCGGTGAAGAAGGAGAGAGCACGGATGCCGGAGATTGA
- the gatB gene encoding Asp-tRNA(Asn)/Glu-tRNA(Gln) amidotransferase subunit GatB → MPELTFTPVIGIEIHIRLKSDSKLFCSCSTDTDAAPNTNICPVCMGLPGTLPHLNHRVVEQGMLAGFALNCGIRPKSLFFRKSYFYPDLPKGHQISQCDLPITTSGYIEVHDADGNLKKIRVHHLHLEEDVGSLHHSASDGRLEGASTSYVDYNRSGTPLAEIVSEPDVASAAEAVEYVMTLRRRVIYSGASDVELEKGMMRFDANVSMKCSDGRWGHKVEVKNMNSFKALERAIEYEIKRQKKIMLQGGEVKQETRHWNDAKGITTASRVKEFYRKFIVEPDLPPLFIDQEWIDRVAARMPEMPDVRARRYVAEWGVPQEVADVLTDDKNLADYFEACVNASANPVRAAHWVRTEVLRVLNERGGKIADFTVRPEVLAEVVKRVDDGKLSTTQGKEVFDRMCADGSSLDDAIKALGITEGGVAGSALAEIIAKVIAENPDVLEEIRSGRDKKGKKLKFLQGLVMKETKGQAKPQEVAEAVAEAVK, encoded by the coding sequence ATGCCCGAACTGACATTTACGCCCGTAATAGGGATTGAGATACACATAAGGCTTAAGAGCGACTCAAAACTTTTCTGCTCATGCTCGACGGACACTGACGCAGCACCCAACACGAACATCTGCCCTGTGTGCATGGGACTGCCCGGAACTCTGCCGCACCTTAACCACAGAGTTGTAGAACAGGGAATGCTCGCCGGTTTCGCTCTGAACTGCGGGATACGCCCTAAGTCATTATTCTTCAGGAAGTCGTACTTCTACCCTGACCTGCCGAAAGGCCATCAGATAAGCCAGTGCGACCTTCCCATAACAACATCAGGGTACATTGAGGTTCACGATGCCGACGGAAACCTGAAGAAGATCCGCGTTCACCACCTTCACCTTGAAGAGGACGTAGGAAGCCTTCACCACAGCGCGTCAGACGGACGGCTTGAGGGAGCATCGACATCGTACGTGGACTACAACCGTTCTGGTACTCCTCTTGCGGAAATAGTCTCTGAGCCCGACGTGGCTTCTGCGGCTGAGGCTGTGGAGTACGTGATGACGTTGAGAAGAAGGGTAATCTACTCGGGAGCGTCTGACGTTGAGCTCGAAAAAGGAATGATGCGCTTTGATGCTAACGTCTCGATGAAGTGTTCTGACGGACGCTGGGGGCACAAAGTAGAAGTGAAGAACATGAACTCCTTTAAGGCTCTCGAGCGCGCGATAGAGTACGAGATTAAGCGTCAGAAGAAGATAATGCTTCAGGGCGGAGAGGTTAAGCAGGAGACCCGCCACTGGAACGACGCGAAGGGAATCACGACAGCCTCGCGCGTCAAGGAGTTCTACAGGAAGTTCATCGTTGAGCCGGATCTTCCTCCTCTGTTCATCGACCAAGAATGGATTGACCGTGTGGCCGCAAGAATGCCGGAGATGCCGGATGTCCGCGCCCGCAGGTACGTTGCTGAATGGGGAGTGCCGCAGGAAGTTGCGGATGTCCTCACCGACGACAAGAACTTAGCCGACTACTTTGAAGCCTGCGTTAATGCCAGTGCAAATCCTGTGAGGGCTGCGCACTGGGTGAGGACAGAAGTTCTGCGTGTGCTGAACGAACGCGGCGGCAAGATAGCGGATTTCACGGTGAGGCCGGAAGTTCTCGCGGAGGTAGTGAAACGCGTTGATGACGGGAAGCTCTCTACGACTCAGGGCAAGGAAGTTTTCGACCGCATGTGCGCGGACGGTTCAAGCCTTGACGACGCGATAAAGGCTCTGGGAATCACTGAAGGCGGAGTCGCCGGGAGTGCGCTCGCAGAGATAATCGCGAAAGTTATTGCGGAGAACCCCGACGTTCTGGAGGAGATTCGTTCAGGACGCGACAAGAAGGGTAAGAAGCTGAAGTTCCTGCAGGGTCTCGTGATGAAGGAGACTAAGGGACAGGCCAAGCCTCAGGAAGTTGCGGAAGCTGTTGCGGAAGCTGTGAAGTAA
- a CDS encoding CatB-related O-acetyltransferase, giving the protein MNLPDPDTVFPIPNVSTVTFIKPTITRPNIIAGDFSYYAGQDFESRVTHHYPFNGDKLIIGKFCQIGAGVEFVMNGANHQMNAATTYPFFIFGGWDAETPPPDNMPLKGDTVVGSDVWIGQNVTVLPGVHIGDGAIIGLNSTVTRDVPAYTIAAGNPARVIRKRFDDEMINLLEKLQWWNKPIEEIKTLIPILTCKNLSEVKRRISELLDRNSKGL; this is encoded by the coding sequence ATGAATCTTCCTGACCCTGATACTGTTTTCCCCATTCCGAACGTCAGCACTGTAACCTTCATCAAGCCGACAATTACCCGCCCGAACATCATCGCAGGAGATTTCTCGTACTACGCTGGGCAGGACTTCGAGTCCCGTGTTACGCATCATTACCCCTTCAACGGCGACAAGCTCATAATCGGCAAGTTCTGCCAGATAGGCGCGGGCGTTGAATTTGTCATGAACGGAGCAAACCACCAGATGAACGCCGCAACAACTTACCCGTTCTTCATCTTCGGGGGCTGGGATGCAGAGACTCCCCCGCCGGACAACATGCCCTTGAAGGGAGATACGGTCGTCGGCTCGGATGTGTGGATAGGACAGAACGTTACGGTACTGCCGGGCGTGCACATCGGCGACGGAGCGATAATCGGCCTGAACAGCACGGTAACCCGCGACGTTCCCGCATACACAATCGCCGCAGGAAACCCCGCACGAGTCATCCGCAAACGTTTCGATGACGAGATGATAAACCTGCTCGAGAAATTGCAGTGGTGGAACAAACCCATAGAGGAGATAAAGACTCTCATTCCTATTCTGACATGCAAAAATCTTAGTGAAGTAAAGCGCAGAATCTCAGAACTGCTTGACAGAAACAGTAAAGGCCTGTAA
- the codY gene encoding GTP-sensing pleiotropic transcriptional regulator CodY produces MNRLLEKTRKVGRALQAKKEGEPLDYFSLARMLSECSTANVYIVDRSGRLLGYNWVPEYTSKALSESFRDGVMPDEFVRRMNRYRETEIVDEDAPLFDDEYEGEKPDKHLIYVPIIGASAERLGTIMLVRESVPFSVDDVLLAEYLGMLAGIEILNERAKVLEETARSRLSVQMAMRALSYSELESMRHIIAELNGPEGVAVASKVADRVGVTRSVIVNALRKLESAGLIESRSLGMKGTYIKILSPLLLEYLDKKPARKVIHS; encoded by the coding sequence ATGAACAGGCTGCTAGAGAAGACACGCAAAGTAGGCCGCGCGCTTCAGGCCAAGAAAGAGGGCGAGCCTCTGGACTACTTCAGCCTTGCACGTATGCTCTCCGAGTGTTCGACAGCCAACGTGTACATAGTCGACAGGTCAGGCCGTCTTCTGGGCTATAACTGGGTGCCGGAATACACCTCTAAAGCCTTGTCCGAAAGTTTCCGGGACGGGGTGATGCCTGATGAGTTCGTGAGGCGAATGAACAGGTACAGGGAGACGGAGATAGTTGATGAGGATGCTCCGCTGTTCGATGACGAGTACGAAGGCGAGAAGCCCGACAAGCACTTAATCTACGTGCCGATAATCGGTGCGAGCGCAGAGAGGCTGGGCACGATTATGCTCGTGAGGGAGTCCGTGCCGTTCAGCGTTGATGATGTGCTGTTAGCTGAGTATCTGGGAATGCTGGCTGGGATTGAGATTCTCAACGAGCGCGCGAAAGTCCTCGAGGAGACAGCCAGAAGCCGCCTGAGCGTACAGATGGCGATGCGGGCTCTCTCGTACTCCGAGCTTGAGAGCATGAGGCACATCATCGCGGAACTCAACGGGCCGGAAGGTGTTGCGGTTGCGTCGAAGGTTGCGGACAGAGTCGGGGTAACACGGAGCGTTATAGTGAACGCACTGCGGAAGCTGGAGAGTGCAGGGCTGATTGAGAGCCGCTCGCTCGGAATGAAGGGGACGTACATAAAGATTCTGAGTCCGTTGCTGCTGGAGTATCTGGACAAGAAGCCAGCGAGGAAGGTTATACACAGTTAG
- a CDS encoding restriction endonuclease subunit S, which translates to MFRLEAGKAKGANHLTPEPEGISYLGATNRNNAVLGFVRSEPSLVQEGNCIAFIRNGEGSMGYAVYKAEDFIATSDITAGYAPFLNKYTGMFITTCADMVRGKYSFNYKRSDTRLKQEMIQLPVDDAGNPDWAFMGEYMREIERVLSARYRPDAEECDTVSLEGVKWGEFLLSDLFSFGRGKVIDGDKVDKVSGRTAYVTRTERNNGVDGFIDFDDASYLNAGYPVVTIGNETAAPFVHTYPFYTGTNINILSPRVETSRNALIFIAQCFRQQKPKYSYGYAASATRLKGQKIQLPIDETGHPDYDFMERFIRAHEQKLINEYVNHLTRKLLTPPPP; encoded by the coding sequence TTGTTTCGGCTGGAGGCAGGAAAAGCAAAGGGAGCTAACCATCTCACGCCTGAGCCTGAAGGTATTTCCTATTTGGGAGCTACGAACCGCAATAATGCTGTGCTTGGCTTCGTGAGGTCTGAGCCTTCGCTGGTGCAGGAAGGCAACTGCATAGCATTCATAAGGAACGGCGAGGGCTCTATGGGTTATGCTGTGTACAAAGCAGAGGACTTCATAGCAACGTCTGACATCACGGCTGGTTATGCTCCGTTCCTCAATAAGTACACGGGAATGTTTATTACGACGTGTGCGGATATGGTGAGAGGCAAATACAGCTTTAACTATAAGCGGAGTGATACGCGTCTCAAGCAGGAGATGATACAGCTTCCGGTTGATGATGCGGGCAATCCCGACTGGGCATTCATGGGAGAGTATATGCGGGAGATTGAGCGCGTGCTGTCTGCCAGGTACAGGCCTGATGCTGAGGAGTGCGACACTGTATCGCTTGAAGGTGTGAAGTGGGGCGAATTCCTATTGAGCGATTTATTCAGCTTTGGACGCGGAAAGGTTATTGACGGCGATAAAGTGGATAAAGTATCAGGCAGAACAGCTTACGTTACACGCACAGAGAGGAACAACGGAGTAGACGGCTTCATAGATTTTGATGATGCCAGCTACTTGAATGCTGGTTATCCTGTTGTTACGATAGGCAACGAAACCGCAGCACCCTTCGTTCACACGTACCCTTTTTACACCGGCACGAATATAAATATACTTTCACCGCGTGTTGAAACATCACGGAACGCTCTGATATTCATTGCGCAGTGTTTCAGGCAACAGAAGCCTAAATACTCATACGGATACGCCGCAAGTGCTACACGCCTGAAGGGGCAGAAGATACAGCTCCCGATAGACGAGACCGGCCATCCGGATTATGATTTCATGGAGAGATTCATTCGCGCTCATGAACAGAAACTCATCAATGAGTATGTCAATCACTTGACTCGTAAATTACTTACCCCCCCCCCCCCGTGA
- the hslU gene encoding ATP-dependent protease ATPase subunit HslU, producing the protein MTNKKLDSELTPSKIIEHLNRYIVGQDKAKRSVAIALRNRIRRRALPPEIAHEIMPKNILMVGPTGVGKTEIARRLATLSNAPFVKVEATKFTEVGYVGRDVETIIRDLTEFAASMVRKRMLGAVQQPALERAEQRLLDAMLPRPEKKFSMPDFMKALTGKDDEEEEPEAPEPSPAEENSRTRARLHDMLKAGKLDNRDVEIEVNDSGASLPIFGTPGMDVMGINITEVLGGIMPKRTRKRHMKVKEALRVLQQEEAEKMIDAEAMGKEALELAQEDGIVFLDEIDKVVVKNGGSHGPDVSREGVQRDLLPIVEGSVVQTRYGPVKTDHILFIAAGAFSGVKPSDLIPELQGRFPIRVELEPLTIENLQQILTEPENSLIRQYEALISTEGTTLTFTPEATQEIARLAHKMNSEMEDIGARRLHTMMEQLLEEISFNVSDMDEETIEITGDMVREKLSGLVENRDIRRYLL; encoded by the coding sequence ATGACGAACAAGAAACTAGACTCAGAACTTACCCCCTCAAAGATTATCGAGCACCTGAACCGCTACATAGTGGGTCAGGACAAAGCGAAACGCTCAGTAGCAATAGCCCTCCGCAACCGAATACGGCGGCGCGCGCTTCCTCCTGAGATAGCACATGAGATCATGCCGAAGAATATTCTCATGGTCGGTCCTACAGGTGTCGGCAAGACAGAGATTGCCCGCAGGCTCGCTACACTCTCTAATGCTCCGTTCGTGAAAGTCGAAGCCACGAAGTTCACGGAAGTCGGTTACGTCGGAAGGGACGTTGAGACCATAATACGCGACCTCACGGAGTTTGCGGCATCGATGGTGCGAAAACGAATGCTCGGGGCAGTCCAACAGCCCGCGCTTGAACGTGCAGAACAGAGGCTTCTTGATGCGATGCTCCCGCGCCCGGAAAAGAAATTCTCCATGCCGGACTTCATGAAGGCACTGACCGGCAAGGACGACGAAGAAGAAGAGCCCGAAGCTCCTGAGCCTTCGCCCGCAGAGGAGAACAGCAGGACACGCGCCCGTCTTCACGACATGCTGAAGGCCGGGAAGCTGGATAACCGTGATGTTGAGATTGAGGTCAACGACAGCGGAGCTTCCCTGCCGATTTTCGGAACGCCGGGAATGGACGTTATGGGCATCAACATTACTGAGGTGCTCGGAGGAATAATGCCCAAACGCACACGCAAACGGCACATGAAGGTGAAAGAAGCACTGAGAGTCCTTCAGCAGGAAGAAGCCGAGAAGATGATAGACGCTGAGGCAATGGGCAAAGAAGCCCTCGAACTTGCGCAGGAGGACGGAATAGTTTTCCTCGACGAGATAGATAAAGTCGTCGTGAAGAACGGAGGCTCTCACGGCCCGGATGTCAGCCGTGAAGGAGTACAGAGAGATCTTCTGCCCATCGTTGAAGGCTCGGTTGTGCAGACAAGGTACGGCCCGGTGAAGACGGATCACATTCTGTTCATCGCCGCCGGAGCATTCAGCGGGGTAAAACCTTCTGACCTGATACCTGAACTTCAGGGACGCTTCCCGATCCGCGTTGAGCTTGAGCCTCTGACGATTGAGAACCTCCAGCAGATTCTCACCGAGCCGGAGAACTCACTAATCCGCCAGTACGAGGCCTTAATCTCCACCGAAGGCACAACACTCACATTCACGCCCGAAGCCACGCAGGAGATTGCGCGTCTTGCCCACAAGATGAACTCCGAGATGGAGGACATAGGAGCACGGAGGCTTCATACGATGATGGAGCAGCTGCTGGAGGAAATCAGCTTCAACGTGTCGGACATGGACGAAGAGACCATAGAGATTACCGGCGACATGGTGCGCGAGAAGTTAAGCGGGCTCGTCGAGAACCGGGATATCCGACGATACCTGCTCTAG
- the gatA gene encoding Asp-tRNA(Asn)/Glu-tRNA(Gln) amidotransferase subunit GatA translates to MELYELNLHDAIQGLKDRKFSAAELWASCKARIDTLEPEIHALITRTDSNPPAESAGLLAGIPTILKDNLCTKGIRTTAASKILGDWRPPYDATAWKNLHEAGAVLMGKANMDEFAMGNTCGNSAFGPTHNPNDISRVPGGSSGGSAAAVSAGYVPFSLGSDTGGSIRQPASFCGVYGLKPTYGMVSRYGLISYGSSLDQIGPFARTVRDLQIVMSVISGHDPMDSSSFRDKDHDFTYREDVSIKGKRVALVKEFQSFTLDAPIADALTKTRKVLEEQGAEIVEVSLPVVSKYAVGCYYALAMSEAHTNLERYDGVRLGYTVKDAAGIKEMFERVRSEGFGAEVKSRIIAGTCLTEPTRCEEYYVAATKVRTLIAQEFARAFGECDFILQPASPNMAWKIGETDDDEMKGYEADLYTLPVNLAGLPGLSFFTGYADKLPVGLQLIGPRWSDPALLDAGIILERHLGSPKIANGGK, encoded by the coding sequence ATGGAACTGTACGAACTGAATTTACATGACGCAATACAGGGCTTGAAGGACAGGAAATTTTCTGCCGCAGAGTTATGGGCATCCTGCAAGGCAAGAATTGACACGTTAGAGCCGGAGATTCACGCCCTAATCACCCGCACCGACAGCAACCCTCCCGCAGAGAGTGCCGGACTCCTCGCCGGAATCCCCACAATCCTGAAGGACAACCTCTGCACTAAGGGTATCCGCACGACAGCCGCGAGCAAGATTCTCGGGGACTGGCGGCCTCCGTACGACGCAACTGCATGGAAGAATCTTCATGAGGCAGGAGCTGTCCTTATGGGCAAGGCGAACATGGACGAGTTCGCGATGGGCAACACGTGCGGAAATTCCGCCTTCGGCCCGACGCACAACCCTAACGACATTTCGCGCGTTCCCGGCGGCTCAAGTGGCGGAAGTGCAGCGGCAGTGAGTGCGGGCTACGTTCCGTTCTCGCTCGGGAGCGACACGGGGGGTTCAATTCGTCAGCCTGCGTCTTTCTGCGGAGTTTACGGCCTCAAGCCCACTTACGGAATGGTGAGCAGGTACGGGCTAATCTCCTACGGCTCGTCGCTCGACCAGATAGGGCCTTTCGCGCGCACGGTGAGAGACCTGCAGATAGTTATGTCGGTTATTTCCGGCCATGACCCGATGGACTCCAGCAGTTTCCGCGACAAGGATCATGATTTCACGTACCGCGAGGATGTCAGCATCAAGGGTAAACGTGTTGCACTGGTCAAGGAGTTCCAGAGCTTCACGCTTGATGCCCCGATAGCCGACGCACTCACGAAAACGAGGAAGGTTCTCGAGGAACAGGGAGCAGAAATCGTTGAAGTCTCACTGCCTGTGGTCTCGAAGTACGCGGTCGGGTGCTACTACGCTCTTGCGATGAGCGAGGCACACACGAACCTTGAACGTTACGACGGGGTGAGGCTGGGCTACACGGTGAAGGACGCGGCGGGCATCAAAGAGATGTTCGAGCGCGTGAGGTCTGAGGGTTTCGGTGCGGAAGTGAAGTCGAGAATCATAGCTGGTACGTGCCTCACTGAGCCTACACGCTGTGAAGAATACTACGTTGCGGCGACAAAGGTACGTACTCTGATTGCTCAGGAGTTCGCGCGCGCGTTCGGAGAGTGCGACTTCATCCTTCAGCCTGCAAGCCCCAACATGGCGTGGAAGATTGGCGAGACGGACGACGACGAGATGAAGGGTTACGAGGCTGACCTGTACACCCTGCCCGTGAACTTGGCCGGACTTCCCGGACTGTCATTCTTCACGGGTTACGCGGACAAACTTCCCGTAGGCCTCCAGCTCATAGGCCCGAGATGGAGCGACCCCGCACTTCTCGACGCAGGGATAATTCTTGAACGGCATTTAGGCTCGCCGAAGATTGCGAACGGAGGAAAGTAG
- the hslV gene encoding ATP-dependent protease subunit HslV, whose product MITLFNGTTIVCVRKGSRVAMAGDGQVTLGSQVIKSTARKVRTLLDGKILTGFAGSTADAMTLLEKFETCLEQEKGDLMRGAVRLVKEWRLDKALRRLEAMMLAANTEMTLLLSGAGDVLEPEGQVASIGSGSGYALAAGRALCEATDWPPEQIARRSIELASEICIYTNNNIIVEVLGE is encoded by the coding sequence ATGATTACACTGTTTAACGGTACTACTATAGTGTGTGTGCGCAAGGGTTCTCGCGTCGCAATGGCAGGAGACGGCCAGGTAACTCTCGGTTCTCAGGTCATCAAGAGCACAGCCCGCAAGGTACGCACACTACTTGACGGAAAGATACTCACCGGCTTTGCGGGAAGCACTGCCGACGCAATGACCCTGCTCGAGAAGTTCGAGACATGCCTCGAGCAGGAGAAGGGAGACCTTATGCGCGGGGCTGTCCGTCTCGTGAAAGAATGGCGGCTCGACAAAGCATTAAGACGGCTCGAAGCAATGATGCTCGCGGCAAACACGGAGATGACGTTGCTGCTCTCGGGTGCGGGAGACGTTCTCGAACCTGAAGGACAGGTCGCATCTATCGGCTCGGGCTCAGGCTACGCGCTTGCGGCAGGACGTGCGCTCTGCGAAGCCACAGACTGGCCGCCCGAACAGATAGCCAGACGTTCAATCGAGCTGGCATCAGAGATCTGCATCTACACCAACAATAATATAATAGTCGAGGTATTAGGCGAATAA